Proteins encoded together in one Anopheles darlingi chromosome 3, idAnoDarlMG_H_01, whole genome shotgun sequence window:
- the LOC125956554 gene encoding guanine deaminase yields MKQQLFVGKIVHSKSVDELVCDGFVAVSSEGKIDAVGELSQLKVLLPSADQYERVQLASTQFLLPGLIDAHIHAPQVPNIGLGLDKPLLEWLDSYTFPLESNYRDPEFAARVYKYVVNTTIANGTTTACYFASIFTETNKILVDEMLRQGQRGFVGKVSSNRMCPKFYVECDTETSVKDNVDFIRYVLDKKSDLVQPIVTPRFAITCDDGLLRELAGLARTYNLHIQTHVSENLGEIATVKEQFPQAPHYTGVYDEVGLLTNRTVLAHGVHLEEDELLVLAERGTSIAHCPSSNTNLGSGFCDVRRLLKANVKVGLGTDVSGGSEASILAAMRSALAVSQHLNFMKTQNVLGTGRVEPSDEGGKQQSYIPLTYKQALFLATLGGAQALAMDDKVGNFAVGKHFDALVIDTELAPIGGDRLPEALTKEKSNEQLLLEQVQKFVYVGDDRNIVKVFVSGKQIKL; encoded by the exons ATGAAGCAACAACTGTTTGTCGGTAAAATTGTGCACAGCAAATCGGTGGACGAGCTGGTTTGTGATGGTTTTGTGGCTGTTTCATCGGAGGGTAAG ATCGATGCAGTCGGCGAATTGTCGCAGTTGAAGGTGCTGTTACCAAGTGCAGACCAGTATGAACGGGTGCAACTTGCGTCAACACAATTTCTGCTTCCGGGCCTGATCGATGCACATATTCACGCTCCACAAGTGCCGAACATTGGCCTTGGGCTAGATAAACCCTTGCTCGAGTGGCTGGATTCGTACACCTTCCCGCTGGAGTCCAATTATCGCGACCCCGAGTTTGCAGCGCGAGTCTACAAATACGTGGTG AATACCACCATCGCGAATGGCACGACAACCGCTTGCTACTTTGCCTCTATCTTTACGGAAACCAACAAAATTCTGGTCGACGAGATGCTACGCCAGGGGCAGCGTGGCTTCGTTGGAAAGGTATCATCGAACCGGATGTGCCCCAAGTTCTATGT CGAATGCGATACCGAAACCTCGGTAAAGGACAATGTGGATTTCATTCGGTACGTGCTGGACAAAAAGAGTGACCTGGTTCAGCCCATAGTGACTCCCCGGTTCGCCATTACCTGTGACGATGGGTTGCTGCGTGAACTGGCCGGGCTGGCCCGTACCTACAATCTGCACATACAAACGCACGTATCCGAAAATCTCGGAGAAATTGCCACGGTTAAGGAACAGTTCCCGCAGGCACCACACTACACCGGGGTGTACGATGAGGTTGGCCTGCTGACGAACCGTACCGTGCTGGCACACGGTGTTCATCTTGAGGAGGATgagctgttggtgctggctgAACGGGGCACCTCGATCGCACACTGCCCGAGCTCGAACACGAACCTCGGTTCCGGATTCTGTGACGTGCGACGGTTGCTCAAAGCGAACGTTAAGGTTGGTCTGGGAACGGACGTGTCCGGTGGTAGTGAAGCTTCCATTCTGGCCGCGATGCGATCCGCGTTGGCCGTTTCGCAGCATTTAAACTTTATGAAAACCCAGAATGTACTAGGTACGGGCCGGGTTGAACCATCGgacgaaggaggaaaacagCAAAGCTACATTCCACTTACTTATAAGCAGGCCCTGTTCTTGGCCACGCTCGGCGGAGCACAAG CTTTAGCGATGGACGATAAAGTGGGCAACTTTGCTGTTGGAAAGCATTTCGATGCCCTGGTGATCGATACGGAACTGGCACCGATCGGAGGAGACCGTTTGCCGGAAGCGTtaacgaaagagaaaagtaacgagcagctgctgctggagcaggtTCAAAAGTTTGTCTACGTTGGAGATGACCGCAACATCGTGAAGGTGTTCGTTTCGGGCAAGCAAATAAAATTATGA
- the LOC125955567 gene encoding adenosine deaminase 2-like: MREAIVKAEHQYGLGGKVFLSPEEQHADRVLVEMKKRELQSVPGVQIPSAMHFYEAKSLIEASAIFRVLQTMPKGAVLHLHNSAAVSSSWVIQNLTYRAEAKLCTQDGRHYFTVRPQPFCPVNQTRSINEMRKEWADGPGSFDRWLEAIINLKLKPRKLSATVDDIWKEFESCFDAMKGFLQYKPFFEAYHRRLFQEFHRDNVCYLELRVSLPKLFDADGKEYGPVEVGYMLYRLVTEFRQQNPSFHGVKLILAKHRNMTDDELATALKLYENLSTTLPGFVIGFDLVGQEDPQRSLKSFAATLLRSSSNESPPRYFFHAGESVSYYTEADENLVDAILLDTRRIGHGYSLYKHPILWHAVRRKQIVLEVCPISNQVLGLVHDLRNHPGSFYATQNIPMVIASDDPGFWDAVGVSYDFYYVFMAMAPSAGLGFLKQLVWDSIKYSAISDEERQNITTTLEHEWHGFVQGLINGSAAHR; encoded by the exons ATGCGAGAAGCCATCGTTAAGGCGGAACATCAGTATGGTCTCGGGGGAAAGGTGTTCCTCAGTCCAGAAGAGCAGCACGCAGACCGCGTGCTGGTGGAGATGAAAAAACGTGAACTACAATCTGTACCCGGTGTCCAGATACCGTCtgcaatgcatttttacgAGGCAAAGTCCTTGATCGAAGCTAGTGCCATCTTTAGGGTCCTACAGACCATGCCGAAAGGGGCCGTTCTACACCTACACAACTCTGCCGCAGTGTCCTCGAGCTGGGTTATCCAGAATCTCACCTATCGAGCGGAAGCGAAGCTATGTACTCAGGACGGCCGACACTACTTCACCGTCAG ACCACAGCCCTTCTGTCCGGTGAATCAGACGCGGTCAATCAACGAAATGCGCAAAGAATGGGCGGATGGTCCTGGTAGTTTCGATCGATGGCTGGAAGCTATCATTAACTTGAAGCTTAAGCCAAGGAAGCTATCGGCAACAGTTGACGATATTTGGAAAGAGTTTGAAAGCTGTTTCGATGCGATGAAAGGATTCCTGCAGTACAAACCATTCTTTGAAGCGTACCATCGGCGCTTGTTTCAGGAGTTTCACCGTGACAATGTGTGTTATCTTGAGCTGCGCGTGTCTCTTCCTAAATTGTTCGATGCGGACGGCAAAGAGTATGGGCCGGTCGAGGTGGGCTATATGCTGTATCGGCTCGTAACTGAATTTCGCCAACAGAACCCATCATTTCATGGCGTGAAGCTTATTCTGGCGAAACATAGAAACATGACCGACGACGAGTTGGCCACTGCGCTAAAGCTCTATGAAAATTTAAG CACAACTTTACCAGGGTTTGTCATCGGATTCGATCTCGTTGGGCAAGAGGATCCACAGCGATCATTAAAATCGTTTGCTGCTACCCTTCTACGATCATCGTCCAATGAAAGTCCTCCTAGATATTTTTTCCACGCTGGCGAAAGCG TAAGCTACTACACGGAAGCGGATGAAAACCTGGTCGATGCGATTCTGCTTGATACCAGGCGCATTGGGCATGGCTATTCGTTGTATAAACATCCCATCCTTTGGCATGCCGTTCGCCGGAAGCAGATAGTGCTCGAGGTGTGTCCCATCTCGAACCAGGTGCTTGGGCTGGTGCACGATTTGAGAAATCATCCCGGCAGTTTCTACGCCACCCAGAACATTCCGATGGTCATTGCTAGCGATGATCCGGGATTTTGGGATGCGGTCGGTGTAAGCTACGACTTTTACTACGTCTTCATGGCCATGGCACCGTCAGCCGGACTGGGGTTTTTGAAGCAACTCGTCTGGGACTCGATCAA GTACAGCGCTATCAGCGATGAGGAACGACAAAACATCACCACAACACTAGAGCATGAATGGCATGGATTCGTACAGGGTCTCATCAATGGATCTGCCGCACATCGATAG